In the Aridibaculum aurantiacum genome, TGCTACGTTTATTAATAAATACAGACAACCTGGAATAAGAAAATGGTTCCAGGATGTCTTTAAGAAATACGGTTGATGTGACAATCTAAGTTTGCTATACGGTAACTGAACACTGTCAACACCACATTTTCAAAATTTCAAATTTTTCAAATCAAGAATTATGTCTCGTATAGGAAAACAACCAATTACAGTTCCGGCGGGTGTTACCATCACAGTTGGTAACAACAATGAGATCACTGTAAAAGGACCTAAAGGAACTTTGACTCAACTTATTGATCGCGATATCAAAGTTGAAGTAAAAGATGGCGAAGTAAATGTTACTCGTCCTACTGACCAGATCCGTCACCGCGCTATGCACGGTTTGTACCGTTCACTGGTTTCTAACATGGTAAAAGGTGTAACAGAAGGCTTTAAGAAGCAGCTGGAACTAGTGGGTGTGGGTTATAAAGCCGCTAACACTGGTAACACTTTAGACCTAGCCCTGGGTTACTCTCACAACATCATTATGGAAGTACCTAAGGAAGTAACAGTAGCTACTGAAACTTTAAAAGGTCAAAACCCAAAAATTACTTTAGAGAGCATCGACAACCAACTATTAGGAGCAGTAGCTGCCAAAATACGTAGCCTGCGTAAGCCTGAGCCGTACAAAGGAAAAGGTGTTCGCTACTCTGATGAATTCATTCGTCGTAAAGCTGGTAAAGCTGCTGGTAAATAATTAAGTTGATAAGTTGATCGGTTGGCAAGTTGAATTGTGACCGATCAACCCATCAACTAGACAACTAATCAACTTTCGCCCCGGCAGCATCGGGGAGTAAATAAAATAACAATGGACAAATTAATAAAAAGGCAGAAGATCCGTTACCGCATTCGTAAGAAGGTAGCTGGTACTTCTACTAAGCCTCGCCTTTCTGTTTTCAGAAGCAATGCAGAAATCTATGCTCAACTGATTGATGATACTACCGGTCAAACACTGGCTGCTGCTTCATCAAGAGAAAAGGATATCGCTGCCCAAACTGCTCCTAAGATTGATAAAAGCAAAATGGTTGGAGAATCTATTGCTCGTAAAGCTTCTGCTCTTGGTATCACTACATGTGTTTTCGATAGAGGTGGTAACCTGTACCACGGTCGTGTGAAAGCTGTAGCTGATGGCGCAAGACAAGGTGGATTGCAATTTTAGATTTAATGATTGCTGATGTAGGATTTGTTTCCACCTCGGTAATCGAAAAAATATCAGACATCATAAAATCAGAAATCTCAAATAGAGACAATGTCAAAAGCAATTTTAAATAAAGTAAAAGGCGGTGACCTGGAACTAAAAGAAAAAGTAGTAGCCATTAACCGTGTGGTTAAAACCACCAAAGGCGGACGTACTTTTAGTTTCTCTGCGCTTGTAGTAGTAGGAAATGAAAAAGGTGTGGTAGGTCATGGTTTGGGTAAGGCTAAAGAAGTTCAGGAAGCTATCACCAAAGGCATCGAAGATGCTAAGAAGAACCTGATCAAAGTTCCTGTTATGCACGGAACTATACCTCACGACCAACTGGCTAAAGAAGGTGCTGCTAAAGTATTCATCAAGCCTGCTGCTCATGGTACCGGTGTAATTGCCGGAGGTAGTATGCGTGCAGTATTGGAAAGCGCGGGTGTTACCGACGTTTTGGCAAAGAGCCTTGGATCTGCTAATCCTCACAACGTGGTTAAAGCTACTTTCAAAGCTTTAGCATTGTTGAGAGAGCCTATCCAGGTTGCTAAAACAAGAACAGTTGGACTAAAGAAAGTTTTTAACGGGTAACTGCACGTTTAACGTTTTAAGTTTAAGGTTTAAAGTTGGAAACACAGAACCTTAAACGTTAGACATTAAACCTTAAACTAATTATCATGAAAAAGATTAGAATAACACAAGTAAAAAGCGTTATCGACAGACCTGAAAGAGCTAAACGTACAATCGAAGCACTTGGTTTGAAAAAGATGAACGCTTCTGTAGAAGTAGAAGCTACTCCACAGATCCTGGGTATGATCACTAAGGTTAATCACCTGGTGAAAGTAGAGGAAGTGAACTAAATCATATTCGAAAGTCAAAAGTCAAAAAATGGTACTACTGTGCCTTTTTGATTTTTGACTTTTGTCTTTTGACTTAAAATTTGCTGAAGTGACTACAACAGTACACGAGTGCGACGCAACGTATGCTGAATAGTATTACCTTCGCCCGCTACAAAAACATCCTTGTTTTTATAGATCATTTATTTATCATTAATGCGAGGGGATTGAACCCCGTAAGTAAAAATCAAACGTAAGATGAAACTACACACTCTTAGACCCGCTCAAGGCGCTACACACAAAGAAAAAAGATTAGGCCGTGGTGAGGCTTCAGGTAAAGGTGGTACTGCCACAAAAGGTAACAAAGGTGGACAAAGCCGTGCCGGTTACTCTAGTAAAATGGCTTTTGAAGGTGGCCAGATGCCAATTCAGCGTCGTGTACCTAAGCGTGGCTTTAAAAACCCACATCGCGTAGAGTACAAAGTATTGAACCTGGGCCAGATCGATCACCTGGTTGAAAAATATGGTTTTACTGAAATCACTCCAGAAAATCTTTATATCAATGGCCTGATTGGTCAAACTGATCTTATCAAGATTTTAGGTACTGGTGAATTGAAGAGCAAAGTTACTTTTAGAGTAAACGCTTTTAGCGCTAAAGCTAAAGAAGCAATTGAAGCAGCTGGTGGCAGCATTGAAATAGCACAGTAACTAATGTAATTAGCCGGACGCACTCCTAAAGTGCGTCCTTTGGCTTTAGAGAGATTAACACCTACAACTCAACTTTCAGTGAAAAAATTCATTCAGACTCTTAAAAATATCTGGACAATAGATGAGCTGCGTAGCAAGATCATTGTAACGCTAGCCCTGGTATTTGTTTACCGTCTTGGAACGCATATCGTATTGCCGGGTATGAACCCTAACCTGCTTGACCAGGCACAGGCTAATGCAGCTCAAAATGGTTTGCTTGGACTATTTGACACCTTTGCTGGTGGTGCATTCTCACAAGCTTCTATTCTTGCCCTGGGTATCATGCCTTATATATCTGCTTCCATTTTTATGCAGTTGATGACCATCCTGGTTCCGCAGCTTCAAAAGATCCAGAAAGAGGGCGACAGTGGTCGTAAAAAAATTAACCAGTGGACGCGTTACCTTACTGTTATTGTAACCGCTTTCCAGGCAAGTGCTTATGTAGCTTACCTTAATAGTCCTGGTTATGCTGAGGCTATCATTCCTGCTTATCAACCATATTTCCTTGTATCTACTATCATTACACTTACTGCAGGTACTTTGTTTGTAATGTGGCTGGGTGAAAAAATACAGGATAAAGGATTGGGTAACGGTACTTCTATCATCATCATGGTAGGTATCCTTGCACGTTTCCCTCAATCTATCATTCAAGAATTTACTGCTAAGCAAGCGCGTGGTGGTGGTGGATTGTTGATCTTCCTTATCGAGATCGCGATCCTTATCGTTATCATCATGGGTATTATCATCCTGGTACAAGGTGTACGTAAGATACCTGTTAGTTATGCTAAGCAGATAGTTGGTAATCGCCAGTTTGGAGGTGCTCGCCAGTTCCTTCCAATGAAGGTGAATATGGCGGGTGTAATGCCTATCATCTTTGCACAGGCTATCATGTTCCTTCCTACTTTGTTCTCTTTCACAGGTACAGAGTCTGGAACTACCATCGCTAAGATCTTTGGTGATCACAGCAACTTCTGGTACATGGTTGTATATGCTGTAATGGTAATTGCATTTACTTTCCTATACACTGCTTTGATCTTTAATCCTAAGCAGATGTCGGAAGACCTTAAGCGTAACAATGGTTTTATACCTGGTGTTAAGCCTGGTCAGCCAACCGCTGATTATATTGGTTCAGTAATGGATAAGATAACTTTACCAGGTGCAATTTTCCTTGCATTGGTAGGTATCCTTCCTGGCTTTGCACAAAGACTGGGTGTTACTTCTGGTTTCTCTACCTTCTTCGGTGGTACATCGCTACTGATCATGGTGGGTGTAATCCTTGATACACTACAGCAGATAGAAACACAGCTGTTGATGAGACAATACGATGGTCTTATGAACAGTGGAAGAATCCAGGGCAGGCAGCAAACTGTTACTCAGGCTTCTTATTAATTGATAACTGAGGCTGGTAGAAATATCATCCTGCTAGATAAAAACGTAAACCTGCCCAACCTTGAGGCAGGTTTATTTGTAAAATGAGTAGAATTAGAAATATGATCCATTACAAATCAAATGCAGACCTGGAGATAATGCGTGAAAGTTGCAGGGTAGTAGAGCTTGCACTTAGTGAAGTGGCCAAATTTTTAAAGCCCGGAGTTACCACCAAACAAGCAGACAAACTTGCAGAACAGGTAATCAGGGATAATAAAGGTGTTCCTTCATTTCTCAATTATCGTGGTTATCCATTTGCTTCGTGTATTTCTGTTAACGATGCAGTAGTGCATGGTTTCCCTTCTAATGATGTGTTGAAAGATGGAGATATCGTTTCTGTGGACCTGGGTGTTTTCAAAAATGGATTTCATGGTGATTATGCTTACACTTTTGCGCTAGGTGAAATAAGTGAAGAAGTGCAGCAGCTGATGCGTATAACTAAAGAAAGCTTGTATAAAGGAATTGAGAAAGCTCATCATGGAAACAGGATAGGAGATATAGCTTTTGCTATCCAGGATTATACTGAAAGGAAATATGGCTATGGTGTAGTGCGCGAACTGGTTGGTCATGGTCTTGGAAGAAGCCTGCACGAAGATCCGCAGGTGCCTAATTTTGGTAAACGCGGAACCGGTCCAAAGTTGAAAGAAGGAATGACCATTGCTATTGAGCCAATGATAAACATGGGCGTAAAAGAAGTGTATTACGATACAGATGGCTGGACCGTGAGAACCAAAGATGGTAAGCCATCAGCCCATTACGAGCACAATGTATGTGTGAAGAAAGGGAAAGCTGAGATCTTGTCTTCTTTTAAACTGATAGAAGAGGCTGAACTTGCAAACGAGAATTTAAATTCGAAATACCTACAAGCTGTACAGCAGGAATTGGTGGAACAATAAGTAATATAAGATACTTTGATATAAAAAAAGAGGCTGTTTCAAAAACAGCCTCTTTTTTATTTCGTTTTGTTCAGTATTAATTTAAACCACCAGCAGCAATCACATTTCCACCGCCAGCTGCAATTACATTACCGCCACCAGCTGCAATCACGTTGCCACCGCCTGCGGCAATTACATTTGCTCCACCTGCTGCCACTGCATTAGCTCCACCTGCTGCCACAACTCTTGCTACTTCATTAGCTACAGGGTTTGATATTGCCACCTGTGTAAGATGCCTTGAGTTAGAAGGAACATACCACCTTCCAAACCAGGAGTTTTCTTTGTGCCATACATCTACAACTGCAGCTACTAGCATATAAGGTTTTGCTTCAGATTGTTTCCAAGATCTTCTGTCATTATCAGTGGCCCAGCGGCTGCAAACATTCCAGTATACTTTTGCAATCATGTCATCCCACGCTTTTTTATTTGACCTTAAGTAAGAGGTGTGGTTGTTCATCCAATCAGTATAGTTAAAAGAAGAAGACATGCTTTGGTTTACCTGTTGGTCGCTTGGGGTGTAGCCATAAGCATGAGCAAATGCTCTTCTGATAGTTGCTCTTTTTTCGTTGGCATCAGATTGAAGGTAGCGGCTGTGGTTTGCCACCAATTGCTCCACGGTCAGGTTTTCTCTTCCCATCCAATGATTCAGTTCGCCCTGGTTTGGCTGCCTGCCAAAGGTGAGCATGTAGGAGCTGATGATCCTTTCTCTCTTTGTTTGTTCTGGGCTTTGCGCAAAAGTTGGTGCCGCCAGTGCGGAAGCAAAAAGTACTACCACCAGGAGTCTGTACATTTTTTTCATAAGTTTTTATTTTTAAAAAAGGTGCTTGATAAATAACGAATGCAATAATTCGAAAAGTATCAAGCGGAAAAAATAATCAATTTGTATTAGTGCCCCGTGCTACACGCATGGTAACTACATTTGAAAAATGAAAGCATCAGCAACATTGGTAGTAATAGGAGGGGGCGCAGCTGGATTTTTTTGCGCAGTGAATGCTGCTCGCATGAATAATAAATTGAAAGTAATCATACTGGAGAAAACGTCGAAACTGCTTTCTAAAGTAAAGGTAAGCGGCGGCGGAAGATGCAATGTTACCCATGCATGCTTTGAAATTTCAAACCTGGTAAAGCGGTACCCCCGCGGAACCAACTTCTTAAAGAAAACCTTCCACCAGTTCAATACTACCCACTGTATTCAATGGTTTGAAGAAAGGGGAGTGAAGCTGAAAACAGAAGCTGATGGAAGGATGTTTTCAAATACCGACAGTTCACAAACTATTATTGATTGCCTGCTGCGAGAGGCAGATAAATATGGCGTAGAAGTGCAGATGAGCAGGGAGGTGAAGGAGATTAAAAATGGAAAAGAAGGGTTTGATGTAGTGCTTGCCAATGGGGAACTGCTGAAGGCTGATTACGTAGTGGTGGCCTGTGGTGGTTTTCCAAAAGCTGGTATGTTTCAATGGTTAACAAACCTGGGGCATTCTATAGAAAACCCGGTTCCTTCTCTTTTTACTTTCAATATGCCGAAGCACCCGATAACCGAACTTATGGGAGTGAGTGTAGAAAAAGCTTCTATTAAAATAACAGGTAGTAAACTGACATCAGATGGCCCTTTGCTGATCACGCATTGGGGGATGAGTGGCCCAGCAGTATTGAAACTATCAGCATGGGGCGCAAGAGAGCTGGCTGAAAAAGATTACCATTTTACTATCCTTGTAAACTGGCTGCAGGATTATAACGAGCAGTCGTTGCGCGAAGCATGGCAAGTACTTCGGAATAAACATGCTGCACAAAAGATAGTTAACCGGAACCCGTTTAACCTTCCTAACAGGCTTTGGAATTTTTTAGTAACTGAAAGTGGGATAAAAGAGGAGCTACGTTGGGC is a window encoding:
- the rplF gene encoding 50S ribosomal protein L6; protein product: MSRIGKQPITVPAGVTITVGNNNEITVKGPKGTLTQLIDRDIKVEVKDGEVNVTRPTDQIRHRAMHGLYRSLVSNMVKGVTEGFKKQLELVGVGYKAANTGNTLDLALGYSHNIIMEVPKEVTVATETLKGQNPKITLESIDNQLLGAVAAKIRSLRKPEPYKGKGVRYSDEFIRRKAGKAAGK
- the rplR gene encoding 50S ribosomal protein L18 is translated as MDKLIKRQKIRYRIRKKVAGTSTKPRLSVFRSNAEIYAQLIDDTTGQTLAAASSREKDIAAQTAPKIDKSKMVGESIARKASALGITTCVFDRGGNLYHGRVKAVADGARQGGLQF
- the rpsE gene encoding 30S ribosomal protein S5, translating into MSKAILNKVKGGDLELKEKVVAINRVVKTTKGGRTFSFSALVVVGNEKGVVGHGLGKAKEVQEAITKGIEDAKKNLIKVPVMHGTIPHDQLAKEGAAKVFIKPAAHGTGVIAGGSMRAVLESAGVTDVLAKSLGSANPHNVVKATFKALALLREPIQVAKTRTVGLKKVFNG
- the rpmD gene encoding 50S ribosomal protein L30; the encoded protein is MKKIRITQVKSVIDRPERAKRTIEALGLKKMNASVEVEATPQILGMITKVNHLVKVEEVN
- the rplO gene encoding 50S ribosomal protein L15; protein product: MKLHTLRPAQGATHKEKRLGRGEASGKGGTATKGNKGGQSRAGYSSKMAFEGGQMPIQRRVPKRGFKNPHRVEYKVLNLGQIDHLVEKYGFTEITPENLYINGLIGQTDLIKILGTGELKSKVTFRVNAFSAKAKEAIEAAGGSIEIAQ
- the secY gene encoding preprotein translocase subunit SecY, whose product is MKKFIQTLKNIWTIDELRSKIIVTLALVFVYRLGTHIVLPGMNPNLLDQAQANAAQNGLLGLFDTFAGGAFSQASILALGIMPYISASIFMQLMTILVPQLQKIQKEGDSGRKKINQWTRYLTVIVTAFQASAYVAYLNSPGYAEAIIPAYQPYFLVSTIITLTAGTLFVMWLGEKIQDKGLGNGTSIIIMVGILARFPQSIIQEFTAKQARGGGGLLIFLIEIAILIVIIMGIIILVQGVRKIPVSYAKQIVGNRQFGGARQFLPMKVNMAGVMPIIFAQAIMFLPTLFSFTGTESGTTIAKIFGDHSNFWYMVVYAVMVIAFTFLYTALIFNPKQMSEDLKRNNGFIPGVKPGQPTADYIGSVMDKITLPGAIFLALVGILPGFAQRLGVTSGFSTFFGGTSLLIMVGVILDTLQQIETQLLMRQYDGLMNSGRIQGRQQTVTQASY
- the map gene encoding type I methionyl aminopeptidase; protein product: MIHYKSNADLEIMRESCRVVELALSEVAKFLKPGVTTKQADKLAEQVIRDNKGVPSFLNYRGYPFASCISVNDAVVHGFPSNDVLKDGDIVSVDLGVFKNGFHGDYAYTFALGEISEEVQQLMRITKESLYKGIEKAHHGNRIGDIAFAIQDYTERKYGYGVVRELVGHGLGRSLHEDPQVPNFGKRGTGPKLKEGMTIAIEPMINMGVKEVYYDTDGWTVRTKDGKPSAHYEHNVCVKKGKAEILSSFKLIEEAELANENLNSKYLQAVQQELVEQ
- a CDS encoding NAD(P)/FAD-dependent oxidoreductase produces the protein MKASATLVVIGGGAAGFFCAVNAARMNNKLKVIILEKTSKLLSKVKVSGGGRCNVTHACFEISNLVKRYPRGTNFLKKTFHQFNTTHCIQWFEERGVKLKTEADGRMFSNTDSSQTIIDCLLREADKYGVEVQMSREVKEIKNGKEGFDVVLANGELLKADYVVVACGGFPKAGMFQWLTNLGHSIENPVPSLFTFNMPKHPITELMGVSVEKASIKITGSKLTSDGPLLITHWGMSGPAVLKLSAWGARELAEKDYHFTILVNWLQDYNEQSLREAWQVLRNKHAAQKIVNRNPFNLPNRLWNFLVTESGIKEELRWADVPAKEQNRLIKNLTAHEFEVKGKTTFKEEFVTCGGIKLSEVDANTMESRIVPNLYFAGEIMDVDGITGGFNFQHAWTSGWIAAKSIAAK